A single genomic interval of Danio aesculapii chromosome 5, fDanAes4.1, whole genome shotgun sequence harbors:
- the chmp1b gene encoding charged multivesicular body protein 1b, translating into MSSMEKHLFNLKFAAKELQRNSKKCDKEEKAEKVKVKKAIQKGNMEVARIHAENAIRQKNQSVNFLRMSARVDAVAARVQTAVTMNQVTKSMAGVVKGMDATLKSMNLEKISGLMEKFERQFETLDVQTAQMEDSMSSTTTLTTPQGQVDTLMMEMADEAGLDLNMELPQGQTGSVGTSVASAEQDELSQRLAKLRDQV; encoded by the exons ATGTCGAGCATGGAGA AACATTTGTTCAATCTCAAATTTGCAGCCAAAGAACTTCAGCGGAACTCCAAAAAATGTGACAAAGAAGAGAAAGCAGAGAAAGTGAAAGtcaagaag GCGATCCAAAAGGGCAACATGGAAGTTGCACGGATACATGCAGAAAACGCCATTCGCCAGAAGAACCAATCTGTGAACTTCCTCAGAATGAGCGCGAGAGTGGATGCAGTGGCTGCACGAGTACAGACTGCAGTCACCATGAACCAA GTCACTAAGTCTATGGCTGGGGTGGTGAAGGGCATGGATGCAACCCTGAAGAGTATGAACCTTGAGAAG ATATCAGGTCTGATGGAGAAGTTTGAGCGTCAGTTTGAGACTCTGGATGTTCAGACGGCTCAGATGGAAGACTCGATGAGCAGCACCACAACGCTGACCACACCACAG GGTCAAGTTGACACTCTTATGATGGAAATGGCAGATGAAGCAGG GCTGGATCTCAATATGGAGCTTCCTCAAGGTCAGACAGGATCAGTGGGAACCAGCGTAGCATCTGCAGAACAg GATGAGCTCTCTCAGAGACTGGCCAAACTCAGAGACCAGGTTTAA